In Populus trichocarpa isolate Nisqually-1 chromosome 16, P.trichocarpa_v4.1, whole genome shotgun sequence, a genomic segment contains:
- the LOC7467588 gene encoding phosphatidate phosphatase PAH1 isoform X1, producing the protein MNVVGKVGSLISQGMYSVVTPFHPFGGAVDVIVVQQQDGTFRSTPWYVRFGKFQGVLKGAEKIVRINVNGVEANFHMYLDNSGEAYFIKEVQPGKGSEANGVIKDSNSMTMSNEGVSVGFSDVGDNNVVGISRLEHSVSDSRVIQLREEENSSGAAQLRRAESDGDRRYYDFQDEQASMDDSVELSEYASDIYNGLDGEHPAVSQGSDSEVILVSVDGHVLTAPVLESEQNTESVQLCIPQFHLGPGDDTEEFNLGDDAWAADYITKLNASVSNFSSDNAYSVNNGGNARQPEVSEGDRELLCQSQEIQDIPRSEGDLLVQSDSDASVRINREEVFKSCLALPELAKPGGIADPEETDTSPEVQKDSHAESPCSPPAVDQTTNRDLVEFTDNGCNSDSSGLHGSPTVQVELKAAEKNASRTEHIGADSTCTSVRIGNSSDEMGEESYHMSTVGEELDNSLQGPVPEDESSKSETVKPQIECEACSSKGFEISLCGKELHSGMGLESAAEVFVSHRISAEEFKNSETSIIRNENLIIRYREKYFTWEKAAPIVLGMAAFGLDLPAEPKDAIPVELDDILEQRDDDAGITSAPSSRRWRLWPIPFRRVKTSSNSSSEELFVDSESGVQNSNVESTSASCGGSESPHKQFLRTNVPTSEQIASLNLKDGQNLITFSFSTRVLGTQQVDCHIYLWKWNARIVISDVDGTITRSDVLGQFMPLVGKDWTQSGVAKLFCAIKENGYQLLFLSARAIVQAYLTRSFLFNLKQDGKTLPNGPVVISPDGLFPSLYREVIRRAPHEFKIACLEDIKRLFPSDYNPFYAGFGNRDTDELSYRKIGIPKGKIFIINPKGEVAISHRIDVKSYTSLHTLVNDMFPPTSSAEQEDYNSWNFWKVPLPEIEF; encoded by the exons ATGAATGTTGTTGGGAAAGTAGGTAGTTTAATTTCTCAGGGTATGTACTCAGTTGTGACCCCTTTTCATCCTTTTGGCGGGGCTGTGGATGTGATTGTGGTACAACAGCAGGATGGGACATTTCGAAGTACCCCATGGTATGTTCGATTTGGTAAATTTCAGGGTGTTCTTAAGGGAGCAGAGAAGATTGTCCGCATAAATGTCAATGGTGTTGAAGCGAATTTTCACATGTATCTTGATAATTCCGGTGAAGCTTATTTCATAAAGGAGGTTCAGCCTGGTAAAGGAAGTGAGGCAAATGGGGTGATAAAGGATTCTAATAGCATGACAATGTCAAATGAAGGTGTCAGTGTTGGTTTTAGTGATGTCGGTGATAATAATGTTGTTGGAATATCTAGGCTTGAGCATAGTGTTTCCGATTCTAGGGTGATTCAGTTGCGAGAGGAAGAGAATTCATCAGGTGCAGCCCAACTTCGAAGGGCAGAATCTGATGGTGACCGGAGGTATTATGATTTTCAAGATGAGCAAGCCTCTATGGATGATTCAGTTGAGTTATCAGAGTATGCTTCTGATATATATAATGGTTTAGATGGTGAGCATCCTGCTGTTTCACAAGGTTCAGATTCAGAAGTGATCTTGGTGAGTGTGGATGGTCATGTCCTGACAGCCCCTGTATTGGAATCAGAACAGAATACCGAGAGTGTGCAATTATGCATCCCTCAGTTCCATCTGGGCCCAGGTGATGACACCGAGGAGTTTAATTTAGGTGATGATGCATGGGCTGCTGATTACATCACTAAGCTGAATGCATCCGTGTCTAATTTTTCATCTGATAATGCTTACAGTGTAAATAATGGTGGTAATGCTCGCCAACCGGAAGTTTCTGAAGGTGACAGGGAGCTTTTATGTCAAAGTCAAGAAATTCAGGACATTCCTAGGTCAGAAGGAGATCTTCTGGTGCAAAGTGATTCAGATGCATCTGTTAGGATAAATAGGGAAGAGGTTTTCAAAAGCTGCTTGGCGTTACCGGAATTGGCCAAACCGGGTGGAATTGCTGATCCTGAGGAAACAGATACTTCACCTGAGGTGCAAAAAGATTCACATGCGGAGTCTCCTTGTAGTCCTCCAGCAGTTGATCAAACTACTAATAGAGATCTTGTTGAATTCACAGATAATGGCTGTAATTCTGATTCTAGCGGCCTCCATGGATCACCTACTGTGCAGGTTGAACTCAAAGCAGCAGAGAAAAATGCTTCAAGGACAGAACATATAGGTGCTGACAGCACATGTACTTCTGTTAGAATTGGTAACAGTTCAGATGAGATGGGTGAAGAGTCTTATCACATGTCCACAGTAGGTGAAGAGTTGGATAATAGCCTGCAAGGACCTGTTCCTGAAGATGAGTCCAGTAAAAGCGAGACTGTGAAACCACAAATAGAGTGCGAAGCTTGTTCAAGCAAAG GGTTTGAGATCTCCCTCTGTGGAAAGGAACTCCATTCAGGTATGGGCTTGGAGTCTGCTGCTGAAGTGTTTGTATCACATCGCATATCTGCTGAGGAATTTAAAAACTCTGAAACATCAATTATCAggaatgaaaatttaataatcAGATACAGAGAGAAGTACTTCACGTGGGAAAAGGCTGCTCCTATTGTGCTTGGAATGGCTGCATTTGGTTTGGATTTACCTGCTGAGCCCAAAGATGCGATTCCTGTGGAGCTGGATGACATACTTGAGCAAAGGGATGATGATGCTGGGATTACTTCCGCACCATCTAGCCGCAGATGGAGGCTTTGGCCTATTCCATTTAGAAGGGTTAAGACAAGCAGTAACTCATCAAGTGAAGAGTTATTTGTTGATTCTGAATCTGGAGTGCAAAACTCAAATGTTGAATCAACTTCAGCATCCTGTGGTGGTTCTGAGTCTCCTCACAAGCAGTTTTTAAGGACAAATGTTCCAACTAGTGAGCAGATAGCATCATTGAATCTGAAAGATGGTCAAAATTTGATAACATTCAGTTTCTCTACTAGGGTTCTAGGTACACAACAG GTTGATTGTCATATCTACTTATGGAAGTGGAATGCAAGGATAGTGATTTCAGATGTGGATGGAACAATTACCAG GTCTGATGTTTTGGGTCAATTCATGCCCCTGGTTGGAAAGGATTGGACACAATCTGGAGTTGCTAAACTTTTTTGTGCCATTAAG GAGAATGGATATCAGCTATTGTTTCTGAGTGCACGTGCAATTGTTCAGGCGTATCTAACCAGAAGTTTCCTTTTCAACCTAAAGCAG GATGGAAAAACCCTACCAAATGGACCTGTTGTTATTTCACCTGATGGATTGTTTCCCTCATTGTACCGGGAAG TCATAAGAAGAGCTCCTCATGAGTTCAAGATTGCGTGCTTAGAG GACATTAAAAGACTCTTTCCTTCTGATTACAACCCGTTCTATGCGGGATTCGGAAATAGAGACACCGATGAGCTTAGTTACAGGAAAATTGGGATTCCGAAgggcaaaatatttattataaaccCAAag GGTGAGGTGGCCATTAGTCATCGCATCGATGTGAAGTCCTACACATCATTACACACGCTGGTCAATGATATGTTCCCCCCTACATCGTCAGCTGAGCAG GAAGATTATAACTCATGGAATTTTTGGAAGGTGCCATTGCCCGAGATTGAGTTCTAG
- the LOC7467588 gene encoding phosphatidate phosphatase PAH1 isoform X2 has translation MNVVGKVGSLISQGMYSVVTPFHPFGGAVDVIVVQQQDGTFRSTPWYVRFGKFQGVLKGAEKIVRINVNGVEANFHMYLDNSGEAYFIKEVQPGKGSEANGVIKDSNSMTMSNEGVSVGFSDVGDNNVVGISRLEHSVSDSRVIQLREEENSSGAAQLRRAESDGDRRYYDFQDEQASMDDSVELSEYASDIYNGLDGEHPAVSQGSDSEVILVSVDGHVLTAPVLESEQNTESVQLCIPQFHLGPGDDTEEFNLGDDAWAADYITKLNASVSNFSSDNAYSVNNGGNARQPEVSEGDRELLCQSQEIQDIPRSEGDLLVQSDSDASVRINREEVFKSCLALPELAKPGGIADPEETDTSPEVQKDSHAESPCSPPAVDQTTNRDLVEFTDNGCNSDSSGLHGSPTVQVELKAAEKNASRTEHIGADSTCTSVRIGNSSDEMGEELDNSLQGPVPEDESSKSETVKPQIECEACSSKGFEISLCGKELHSGMGLESAAEVFVSHRISAEEFKNSETSIIRNENLIIRYREKYFTWEKAAPIVLGMAAFGLDLPAEPKDAIPVELDDILEQRDDDAGITSAPSSRRWRLWPIPFRRVKTSSNSSSEELFVDSESGVQNSNVESTSASCGGSESPHKQFLRTNVPTSEQIASLNLKDGQNLITFSFSTRVLGTQQVDCHIYLWKWNARIVISDVDGTITRSDVLGQFMPLVGKDWTQSGVAKLFCAIKENGYQLLFLSARAIVQAYLTRSFLFNLKQDGKTLPNGPVVISPDGLFPSLYREVIRRAPHEFKIACLEDIKRLFPSDYNPFYAGFGNRDTDELSYRKIGIPKGKIFIINPKGEVAISHRIDVKSYTSLHTLVNDMFPPTSSAEQEDYNSWNFWKVPLPEIEF, from the exons ATGAATGTTGTTGGGAAAGTAGGTAGTTTAATTTCTCAGGGTATGTACTCAGTTGTGACCCCTTTTCATCCTTTTGGCGGGGCTGTGGATGTGATTGTGGTACAACAGCAGGATGGGACATTTCGAAGTACCCCATGGTATGTTCGATTTGGTAAATTTCAGGGTGTTCTTAAGGGAGCAGAGAAGATTGTCCGCATAAATGTCAATGGTGTTGAAGCGAATTTTCACATGTATCTTGATAATTCCGGTGAAGCTTATTTCATAAAGGAGGTTCAGCCTGGTAAAGGAAGTGAGGCAAATGGGGTGATAAAGGATTCTAATAGCATGACAATGTCAAATGAAGGTGTCAGTGTTGGTTTTAGTGATGTCGGTGATAATAATGTTGTTGGAATATCTAGGCTTGAGCATAGTGTTTCCGATTCTAGGGTGATTCAGTTGCGAGAGGAAGAGAATTCATCAGGTGCAGCCCAACTTCGAAGGGCAGAATCTGATGGTGACCGGAGGTATTATGATTTTCAAGATGAGCAAGCCTCTATGGATGATTCAGTTGAGTTATCAGAGTATGCTTCTGATATATATAATGGTTTAGATGGTGAGCATCCTGCTGTTTCACAAGGTTCAGATTCAGAAGTGATCTTGGTGAGTGTGGATGGTCATGTCCTGACAGCCCCTGTATTGGAATCAGAACAGAATACCGAGAGTGTGCAATTATGCATCCCTCAGTTCCATCTGGGCCCAGGTGATGACACCGAGGAGTTTAATTTAGGTGATGATGCATGGGCTGCTGATTACATCACTAAGCTGAATGCATCCGTGTCTAATTTTTCATCTGATAATGCTTACAGTGTAAATAATGGTGGTAATGCTCGCCAACCGGAAGTTTCTGAAGGTGACAGGGAGCTTTTATGTCAAAGTCAAGAAATTCAGGACATTCCTAGGTCAGAAGGAGATCTTCTGGTGCAAAGTGATTCAGATGCATCTGTTAGGATAAATAGGGAAGAGGTTTTCAAAAGCTGCTTGGCGTTACCGGAATTGGCCAAACCGGGTGGAATTGCTGATCCTGAGGAAACAGATACTTCACCTGAGGTGCAAAAAGATTCACATGCGGAGTCTCCTTGTAGTCCTCCAGCAGTTGATCAAACTACTAATAGAGATCTTGTTGAATTCACAGATAATGGCTGTAATTCTGATTCTAGCGGCCTCCATGGATCACCTACTGTGCAGGTTGAACTCAAAGCAGCAGAGAAAAATGCTTCAAGGACAGAACATATAGGTGCTGACAGCACATGTACTTCTGTTAGAATTGGTAACAGTTCAGATGAGATGG GTGAAGAGTTGGATAATAGCCTGCAAGGACCTGTTCCTGAAGATGAGTCCAGTAAAAGCGAGACTGTGAAACCACAAATAGAGTGCGAAGCTTGTTCAAGCAAAG GGTTTGAGATCTCCCTCTGTGGAAAGGAACTCCATTCAGGTATGGGCTTGGAGTCTGCTGCTGAAGTGTTTGTATCACATCGCATATCTGCTGAGGAATTTAAAAACTCTGAAACATCAATTATCAggaatgaaaatttaataatcAGATACAGAGAGAAGTACTTCACGTGGGAAAAGGCTGCTCCTATTGTGCTTGGAATGGCTGCATTTGGTTTGGATTTACCTGCTGAGCCCAAAGATGCGATTCCTGTGGAGCTGGATGACATACTTGAGCAAAGGGATGATGATGCTGGGATTACTTCCGCACCATCTAGCCGCAGATGGAGGCTTTGGCCTATTCCATTTAGAAGGGTTAAGACAAGCAGTAACTCATCAAGTGAAGAGTTATTTGTTGATTCTGAATCTGGAGTGCAAAACTCAAATGTTGAATCAACTTCAGCATCCTGTGGTGGTTCTGAGTCTCCTCACAAGCAGTTTTTAAGGACAAATGTTCCAACTAGTGAGCAGATAGCATCATTGAATCTGAAAGATGGTCAAAATTTGATAACATTCAGTTTCTCTACTAGGGTTCTAGGTACACAACAG GTTGATTGTCATATCTACTTATGGAAGTGGAATGCAAGGATAGTGATTTCAGATGTGGATGGAACAATTACCAG GTCTGATGTTTTGGGTCAATTCATGCCCCTGGTTGGAAAGGATTGGACACAATCTGGAGTTGCTAAACTTTTTTGTGCCATTAAG GAGAATGGATATCAGCTATTGTTTCTGAGTGCACGTGCAATTGTTCAGGCGTATCTAACCAGAAGTTTCCTTTTCAACCTAAAGCAG GATGGAAAAACCCTACCAAATGGACCTGTTGTTATTTCACCTGATGGATTGTTTCCCTCATTGTACCGGGAAG TCATAAGAAGAGCTCCTCATGAGTTCAAGATTGCGTGCTTAGAG GACATTAAAAGACTCTTTCCTTCTGATTACAACCCGTTCTATGCGGGATTCGGAAATAGAGACACCGATGAGCTTAGTTACAGGAAAATTGGGATTCCGAAgggcaaaatatttattataaaccCAAag GGTGAGGTGGCCATTAGTCATCGCATCGATGTGAAGTCCTACACATCATTACACACGCTGGTCAATGATATGTTCCCCCCTACATCGTCAGCTGAGCAG GAAGATTATAACTCATGGAATTTTTGGAAGGTGCCATTGCCCGAGATTGAGTTCTAG